A stretch of DNA from Montipora capricornis isolate CH-2021 chromosome 1, ASM3666992v2, whole genome shotgun sequence:
ACACCAGTTACAAAAATGTTGGAAGCTTCTGATAGGAGATTGTGGGAAAGTGTTACTAGCTCTACCGATGGGCCATTGGTGGACCTTTTGCCACCTTTGTGATCCAGATTGCTGCAAAATAGAGGCCATCTCTTCGCCCTTCCGGCCATTAGAACTGAACCTTTTAAACGCAGTTTCACAAACGGATGTCTTTTCACCCTGTGTTTAATTCCCTTTTAAGTAGTTAAGTAGTTTATAACAGAGAACGTTTGTTTCTTTGGAATTTAATATCGAGCAATTATTAGGCATCTATTTCAATCACAGCTCAACCGCCATGGGCAAATAACTCGAATTCCATATCGTGCTATGTGCACCTTCATTTTTTTGATTACAGTGGAAGCTTTCAGATCATACAACCTGTCAACTtcatcatagctttacttgatttcatatccgcagttcatatatgattcatttcatataccattcatcattgattcattcctcacgggaccattagtgcccacaaatgaccagttcccaacatcagtggcttcatagctcagttggttagagcgtcgcaccggaatcgcgtggtcacgggttcaaaccccgttgaagtcctgaatttttcaggcttctctacgcaattgtaaaaattgcgttcataactgcgaagatcatagctttacttgatttcatatccgcagttcatatatgattcatttcatataccattcatcattaAATTTATTACCTAATGAAGGAATACATGTAGTCTTGCAAGTGTGTATTTGGCTTTTCCGATAATTGTAGTTTTGACAATTTGATTGGTCAAGTCTAATGTTAACATAATTTAAGGTAATTCTTGAGCTATTTctatatttatttgtataaataACTCTTGCATTTTTGTGTATAATAATGTGCTATGAAGTAGTTTTCTAACaaggtaattttaaactatttttaagatattgattattattgtgaGACTCTGTCTTCATGCTTTTTATCAGTCAGCAACATGATGCTCCTGATTTCTATTTCAGCTGCATTTTAGGGAGCTTTGAAACAGGAAGCCAAAGTGTTACATGATTTGTTTATACAGTGTAATGCCATTTTATAGGTAAGCGAGTTAGTTAAGCTGAACTTAATGTGTTAACCTCAAGCACACAATTGTTTTAAGTTCATGCAGTCACTAAgcttgaaaattttgaaacaaaaagctTGTTTAAAAGTTGATGTAAAGGGAACAAAAGAGCAAGCTTCCTCTTAGCAGTCTTACCTTGTTTTTCCTGCTAGCCCCCAACATCTTTCATTCTTGTGCCAATATTCCATCCTTCCCACAATGTAAATGTCTGGATAACTCGATTGTGTGCCTTGTCAtttcctattgtttttctgcattGGCATACATCTTTGAAGTTTTGTAGTCACTTGTAAATCAAGGCAGTTTATTTTATaagtatacaccttattccaaaatggccaccatttaaatattttattgtttttattcaaatacgcccttgatgcctcgttcttaagcttaaaattcaaaagaatattttatcttgaacgaggcaacaagggccaatttatatctgcataaatcagcggccattttggaataaggagtATTAGCCAAAGGAAATCCTTGATTTCTTagctttttgttttggtaaatcGTACGCACTGCAGTTACACTCCTTAATTAAAGATAGTGATGACTCAGTGGAAACCAATTgggcaataattattgattactgtaatattattgttcttctCCATTCAGATACAATGTAAAAAATCGttagtttggattacaatggccACACCTGGTCCCTTGGCCAGCTCTGAGGAGAAGACAAATGGAGCTAAGCTCAGTCGACTTATTATTGATGGTGGAACAACTGTACTGAGAAATGTTTTTGACACTCATCACCCTCCTGCAAACTTAGCAGCTGATCTTAATTCCTGTTATTCCATCCTTAACAACCTTTTACGCAGGAGAATTCTCAAAAGGCAGCAGTGGGACAAGCTGTTCCCTGGTGGTGGAGCTGCTCCTGATTCTAACACATTTGATATAACTTTGCTTTTCCTCCTTCTGACCAACATTTGTGGACTTACCCCTCCCCACACAGGATGGCATCGCAAACCAGCGGCAAGTGACACCACTCCAGAGGCAAACCTTGCCCGCATCAAGTTTTTCCGTAATCAAGTGTATGGGCATGTGACAACCACTGGTGTCGATGCACCAATGTTCAATACTCTGTGGAAGGAAATAAGTGCCGTTTTAGTGCCCCTTGGGTTAAGTCAGGCAGAGATTGATCGATTAAAGGCAGAGCGATGTGGAGAGGAGGATTATCTTGACGTTTTACGGGACTGGGCAGAAAGGGAAGCGGATCTCAAGACTCAACTTCATGACATGCTTCAGCTTCAGACCACAGTCAAACAGAATGTCGAGGAAAACAAATCTATCCTTAAAGACTTGCGAATCCAGCAGTCAACAACCCAAGGGATTGTTGAGGAAGGCAATTTCATGATTGAAGACATACATCAaattgttactgaaatccatgAGACACAGCACAACACCGATCAGGAGGATATAATCCGAAAGAAACTTGCCAGGGTTGACACCCAACGTGATGTCAGAGATTATACAAAGAGATACTTAGAAGGAACCCGTGAGTCTTTCTTTGCTGAAATCAACAGGTGGTTGGAtgatgaaagctctccaaatcGTGTCTTGGTGGTCAGTGGAAATGCAGGGATGGGGAAATCTGTCATCGCTGCTGAGATGTGCAGAAGAATGCAAGAAGCTGGCAGATTGGCAGGGAGCCATTTTTGTCACCATGACAGAGCACGACACAGGAATCCCAAGGTGATGATGCAGTCCTTAGCTTGTCACCTCTCATGCTGTATTCCAGAGTACAAGAAAGCTCTTGTGGAACAGTTCTCTGGAAATCTAGGTGTAGAGATCAACAACATGGAAGTGGTAGAtctcttttatttgctttttttagaACCTCTGAACATGGTAGCAGATCCAGGTTTTACATCTCTTGTGGTAATAGATGCATTAGATGAAAGTCAATACCAAGGGCGAAATGAGCTTCTTGACGTGATATCCAGTTTGTTTAAGGATCTGCCACTTTGGCTTCGATTTTTTGTGACGACGCGACCTGAAGTTAACATCTGGGACAGCCTGAAAGATTTGCGTCCACTGCGACTGGAGCCAAAAGATGAAGACAACTTGAAGGACATTCGGTTTTACTTTGAACAGAGTCTAAGCGTTTTATTACAAGTTGAAAGGCCCGAGCTTGTCTTAGATGATCTCGTGCAAAAGTCAGAGGGAGTTTTTCTGTGTGCCCAGTTTTTGGTAGATTTTATAAGGGCTAAGTGTCCAATCGTTATTACCTTGGAACAACTGGAGAAGACCCTTCCGTCGGGCATCTCGTGTGTTTACCAGTCGTATTTCCAACGGTTGGAACAAGACTTGTGTAAGGAACTGAACATAACAGAAGagcaatttctttgttttctgagTGCAATTGCAGCTGCAAGGGAACCACTGCCGTTGGGTTTTGTTCCTAAATTGCTGTGCACGAAGTCGTCGTCCTTGAGTGTTATGCGAAAGGTGAGCAAAGCCATTGCCATTGTGTCATCACTCCTTCCTGTTCACGATAACCGtattcatttctttcataaatcAGTGAAGGACTGGTTGACAGACAAGTCACGCTACGAGCAGCACATTTTCAGCGTGGAGGAAATGGAAGGCCATAAGATCCTTTCTACTCTTTGCTCTAAGGAATTTGACGAGTTAAAGAGTAAAGGTGTTAGCAACTCGCAATCCTTTACTGGCACTTCAAGGTATGCCTTGGAACATGGTGTTCAGCACATGCTAGAGTTAGACCAGGACATGAGATCCTGCAGCATGGAACAAGTGATTGGAAACTATGTGTTATGTCCTGAGCTTTTGTATGCAAAGATTTGTGTGAACATATCAGCAGCCACAGAAGATATCGTTTGTGCAATGAAACACGGTGGTTTGAAAACGATATCTACCGAGTGTCAAGAGACACTTTCGTCATTattgattgttttaaagaaGCACCGCCAAACCTTAGAGGTATATCCGTTTACCATCTTTCAAAGTCTGTTGAACGAAGGAAGTAGTAAACTATCCTCTGACTCCCGCCAGCTTCTGGAGACCAAGTATACCGATAGGCCTTACATGGAGGTCTTAAGGAAAAATGACTCCCTTGGAGATGTTCAATctgtgttttattgtttttcacGGGCGGCTTGTTTCGATGTGTCCCCCAGCTTAGAATTCATGGTGTGTGAATGCTGCGATGGATCCATTCAGTTGTGGTCACTTGCTTCTGGTAACCTCGAATGGAAGCGTTATGTCAAATCAAAATACAATGATTTGTTATTTCCCGAAATCAGAGTCATCAATAAAAGGTCATCCTTGTTTGGTTTATACCGTTCAGTGGTATTTCATCCCAGCAAGGATGTCATCTTGCCAGGGGAGCTAAGCCATTCGTTTTCCTTTAGTGGGGACTTGAAGCCGCTTTTTCCTACCAGTAAGTGCAGCTTTTCTGTCTGTTCAATATGCGGCGACGAGATGTTAAGTGATTATCCAGACGATGCAAAATGTCTTGTGGTGTGGAATCTAAACGATGGCAAGGAGATTAATCGTTTCAACACAGATAAAGATATTTCATCTTTTGCGATGTCCCGAGATGGAAAGCTCGTGGCTGTTTCCCATTCAACGGGCTCAGTTTGTTTAGTTGACAGGGAAAGTGGTTTTTCAACTCTGGCAAAGGCATCTTTGGACTCTGTGTGTGGAATGATCAGATTCTCACCGGACAGtcgatttcttttttgtttacatttaaaacgagctagcttcaaaacgttttgtttaGGAGTCACTGAGGGGCCTGAGCATCACTATTCGATGGACGTTGTTGATGTTCCTAGTTGTAATTCCGTTGAGTTAGAGTCCCATGAAATCGGTGGTTTTCTGTTAGGAGATCCTTTCATTTTGGGAGATCCGGACTTTTTTCCTGCCGTAGTGTTTAATAGCCATTCTCTTTTAAGGAACCGCTTGTGGGAAGGTTACATGGAAATGGTTTATCGGAATCCACCAACGAAGAACCCTGAATCCCGATGTTTCGATTCTCTTCTATTCTCGTTAACCGGCGAGAGTGTTTATGCGAAAGTCACGGTTTTAAACGAATCGCGGAACTATCCGGAACAAATTTTGGCTTGGGACGTTTTAAATGGGGAAGTCAAGGGACAGAAAGAGTTTGAGAATCCTACTATGCGTGATTTTGTAGCTGTAAAACAAGGCATCTTGTTTGCAACGAAGAGCACTCTTGAACTGTGGAACTTTGATTTGTCAGTCTGCATGCGACAATGGATGTTTGGCGCGGATGCTCTCTTTCCTATTTCAGATGATCAGGCGGCATGCATAACTTTTAAAAAGCGAGGTGGGGTCATTTTGGATGTTGTTGGTGGAGAGATTGTGGAAACATTTAAACTGCTTCCCGGGAAATTGCTTGCTTGGCACAAGGACCTCCAGCTGTTTGCCTCCACTGATGGTAGGGAAATTGAACTGAAGCAACTTGGTAAAACCGAACCGCTCTGGCATTTCTTCGTGGGTCACAGATTTTTTAGTTCTGATGAGATGGCATCATTTTCACCCAAGGGTCAATTTATTTTGATAAACACGCATAACTACGTTCTCGATACAATTTCTGGTAAAGTGCGTCTTAACTTGAGTGATGACCTCCCTGGCTATTGTAAATTCATCAGTGACGAGGAGTGTGTTTCTCTGACGTCCTTTTACGCATCTGGCTGTCTCCTTCAGCTGTTCAACGTAAGGTCTGGAGATCTTCTTGCTGTAATGAATTGTTGGGGCAATATGGCCTCCTGTTTGGCAACATTTCCTAGATCAGGTCTCATTGCCATTGGTTCAGGTCAAGGGTTAGAAATTATCAAAGTAAAATACCCGAGAGAAGAGACCCTCAGCAGTGAGGCAAAAAagtaagtttttcttttttaatacaCATAATCTTTTTTTATCAcctacggggcaaaattactgaattctgattggctgagacgcaggtcattttttcttaatcacgaggacaattttggtaatcaagaagggggcatgattacttgatcctgattggttaacagttgcttatccagagcaagcgaagttacaagagaatcctCTTCCAGAATTAACTACTTCTTTGTGCACATatcaaatacattttaagcgctatttctaTTGACAGCAACgacttattgaattgaactttaaccgaatgggAGCGTGTTGATTCTCATTTGTCGCGGCACGGACGGGCTTTCCCAATAactttgccctttatgtgataaacatgtaatcgctaTGTtccctcgtgcaattaaggattaatttcacttgtattttcaatttttttcaaatcaccCTCGTCATTttgcgactcgggcaattttgtgaaaactttgaaactgCGCGTGAagttaatccttaattgccatAGGACCCAtgcaattacatgtttatcacgtAAAGGACAAAGTTATTGAGGGAAGCACGTTCCGTGCCGCGACAAATACTGAAATTATCAAGGTAAATACCCGGGAGAGGAGACACTCTGCCCTGAGGGTAAAAAGTAAGGTAGCAATTAATTGTCTAAAAGACAACCTTTTTTAAATGCATGTTATCTCTCAAATACTGTATCCACCACACTCGGGGCCAGCGGTACCATGAGAGAATACTGCTCGGGAAATGACCACGCGACCCGCCGATATCACAAGATATTCTGTGTGTACTTCGAGCTAGCCCACATAAAGAGTATAAACCATTATCGGTCTATTGTGATTGCTTGGAAGTGTTTGTTATTCCCATATATGGTGATATGGGTGTGCATGACGGGGTTGAGTAGTTTGGTTGTGGGCTCATTCTCGCTCCCCTTAATTAGGGCGCGGGGTTCTGTGTCCAATTTCCGCTCTTAATACTTGACATTCTGTGGACAAGAGCCCCTTAAATGGTTTTTAAATATTGCTCACCCCGTTGATGGGCGAAACGTTTTTAGTAAATCCGGTTAATGACAGATATAAAACAATTTAAAGCGAGGTGGACACGAAGTAACACCAACCCCGCGGTCAGGCCAGTACCTTAGGCATGCCCACAACGATAACATGACACCGGGAGCGGCAGcgatggacagctgtttcggtcTTGTAAGGCATCGTCAACATAGCATAGCTGTAATGACAGAGATAACGATGACCTCCTCTATACAGGGCCGGGATTGGgctgatttttttaaatatgaaaagcttctaGTTTGGCGAggagcaagaaaacaaaaatgacatgTGACCGCCAACTGTTGCTTTTGCTAAACGACGAGCacgactacgagaacgttgtctaaaaacattatttgccgttattgtaataatttggCATTAGTCCAAGTAGCTCTACATGGAAAGTGAACGTTaacattccaggaataaaattggtaagaaccgtgtggatatttagagagactTCCTCACGTAACATCAAATTTGATCAGTTCTCGTCGTTGTCAGGGTTAGAACGGCGGAGAGATGtaggccgtgttttcacgagcggtttttcaggtcgcttagcgactgacaaccgaaaattccgtgaaaacagttcctttcccaactcgcttaaagttaagtgACTCGCAATTTTCAACaaaattctcattaaatttaagtcaccaaaccaggtagcttaagcgagttggcaatttcAATCAGTAATACAACAGGCGAACCATTTTTATTattaaggcggcgaaatacgagatacaaaaaccctcaacttggcgcgcaacattgtttcgttgcaagtttgggtcgatgtttcccgtttttaacctgacatgatcaacttgtcgcgcaacaaaaacatttgttgcgggttgaagaaagttgttgcgaagagaagagcgcgggtctactctgagGAACAAATTTTTCGCtatgttgctcgtttttcatcaagctcacaacttgttgCGCAACAAATGCgctcgtgtactagcaaatcaaccgatcagcgccctgcatttcttcaacccgcaaaaatgtttttgttgcgggtcaagttgatcacgtaaggtgaaaaacgcgaaacatcgaccaaaatgtgcaacgaaacaatgttgcacgacaagttgagggttttcgtatctcgtatttcgccgcctttaggaagaagcttaagatctacgacgacggtgtcgacgaaaacgccacgaAACGacataatatcattggttaaaagagcataaataattgtgctgcacgtgcagcacggattttagctcacaTTTTTGCGGTtgtctgcgtgacgacgacgtgaaatgacgaaATTTTGGGTTTTGGCGACAACGTTAGCATGCAacagaatctttcattctctattttcagtatgaaaccgctcgtaccaatttatttttcggatacttcgcccacattgtgcgacgtgaacgagatggaataatcgcgaaagacttttactagagcaaagtgatattttgaggtgacgttttcgtcgacgtcgccgtcgtagatcttatgGTCcctatctttattattattattattattattgcattggctgctctctcctcatttaatcttacctttgaaaacgcgtatcatttttaagtcaccaacgaagtctgcaaacaaaccacgttcaggaatgttaagcgagacgacggccgtcgtgaaaacacggccgcACACACTCAAAtggaaaacgcacgtgcagggcgtccagaggttttgtttttttctcattagagctattgttttgtggttttCTGGTAGCCGTCGCAGTCGCTGTCCTTGCttgaaggggctaggtcacgcaattttaggcaagtttcagcactgatcgaatggtcatagaattaactaaaatatcaaaataactgttcaaaactatacaagaactctaacaaaacacagggaagccaagaagggacatggatggacaaaactggagaggattgtaacggattgaatttgggtaaatttgaaaaacgtcggcccaccttctttcaaatttatatcagtctatatcaaaatgtcatttacaaagctggaaaatcattttcagttgttatgtagccgtgattttgcaaatgaaagactcttgctctgccaatttgacgtttagagctcataattaacaaaattaaacaaaattacctgacctagcccctttaagctccctagtatagagcgttttcagtcacgtgaccagcagccatattggattactgaaacagaagaaagtatttgcatgaaTATAGTgtttaattcccggaggattagtttggtacaccatcatggccgccattcctttgtttggaacaccaacatggccgccgtgacgtcatttgaaaacgctctatatggAGGCCCGAATTGCTGACAACGGTGGGAAACTCTTTGCATTGTGGGAACGTTAACGGCGGGTTACAAGTGTACGAGTAGCGGGACCACGAGGTACATTGTTAAGATTTGACTCACCATACGTGGATATGTGGTTCCCAGCCCCAAAGCTCTTCATCTTTTAACGATGAACACAATGAAGATAATAATCTTTTGataatatataaatttattatCGCCTTTAATtacctgaaagggttaatggcaAGCGGTAGAAAAGcataataatttaatgtttcAACTTTGCTCCTTTTCTTGAAAACTTGTTGGATATCTTTAGATATAACAGGCAAAACGTTGCGCGAAATCAAAcaggtttctttgattttggCAAAACTTAAATCTCAGCTTGACGTTTGCCAACGCGATTCTACATCTCTCTTCTGCGCATGCGTTcgctgaaaacaaaagcaatagaggttttgcacggcagccatgttgcatagCGGGAACAATAGACCCTTTTCCCTATGGGAACAACAAaagttctttctaatgcaaaataAGCCTAAGTTTTCTATTCGACTTCAAACTCTATTCTTAAAACGTGACGTTCTGTAAATCTGCCTAGTGTGATAAATTGAAATACAATAAAGGACTGATCGCTCtgttaattaatttgtttgcccACAGGCGCAAGCTTCAGGAGTGAGTGTTGATTGAGTCTTGTAAGCTGAAGAAACAAGGGCTGACCATTGGACAAGGTTTCCTGCATTTTCAGGACAAACACAAGTGAACTTTGTGAAACTTGTATATATTCTTAACTCTTTGTCAGACTGGCAGAGCTGTACAGTTTTTCTCGATTTGTAGTTGATGAGCATGAATTTTCAAACTTGTTTGTCATGTGCCCACTGTGCTGATGTTGGACCTTAGCAAGGCCTTTGACAGTATTGATCATCAGATATTGTTTGCGAAACTACGTAACCTCAATGTAT
This window harbors:
- the LOC138040901 gene encoding uncharacterized protein, whose amino-acid sequence is MATPGPLASSEEKTNGAKLSRLIIDGGTTVLRNVFDTHHPPANLAADLNSCYSILNNLLRRRILKRQQWDKLFPGGGAAPDSNTFDITLLFLLLTNICGLTPPHTGWHRKPAASDTTPEANLARIKFFRNQVYGHVTTTGVDAPMFNTLWKEISAVLVPLGLSQAEIDRLKAERCGEEDYLDVLRDWAEREADLKTQLHDMLQLQTTVKQNVEENKSILKDLRIQQSTTQGIVEEGNFMIEDIHQIVTEIHETQHNTDQEDIIRKKLARVDTQRDVRDYTKRYLEGTRESFFAEINRWLDDESSPNRVLVVSGNAGMGKSVIAAEMCRRMQEAGRLAGSHFCHHDRARHRNPKVMMQSLACHLSCCIPEYKKALVEQFSGNLGVEINNMEVVDLFYLLFLEPLNMVADPGFTSLVVIDALDESQYQGRNELLDVISSLFKDLPLWLRFFVTTRPEVNIWDSLKDLRPLRLEPKDEDNLKDIRFYFEQSLSVLLQVERPELVLDDLVQKSEGVFLCAQFLVDFIRAKCPIVITLEQLEKTLPSGISCVYQSYFQRLEQDLCKELNITEEQFLCFLSAIAAAREPLPLGFVPKLLCTKSSSLSVMRKVSKAIAIVSSLLPVHDNRIHFFHKSVKDWLTDKSRYEQHIFSVEEMEGHKILSTLCSKEFDELKSKGVSNSQSFTGTSRYALEHGVQHMLELDQDMRSCSMEQVIGNYVLCPELLYAKICVNISAATEDIVCAMKHGGLKTISTECQETLSSLLIVLKKHRQTLEVYPFTIFQSLLNEGSSKLSSDSRQLLETKYTDRPYMEVLRKNDSLGDVQSVFYCFSRAACFDVSPSLEFMVCECCDGSIQLWSLASGNLEWKRYVKSKYNDLLFPEIRVINKRSSLFGLYRSVVFHPSKDVILPGELSHSFSFSGDLKPLFPTSKCSFSVCSICGDEMLSDYPDDAKCLVVWNLNDGKEINRFNTDKDISSFAMSRDGKLVAVSHSTGSVCLVDRESGFSTLAKASLDSVCGMIRFSPDSRFLFCLHLKRASFKTFCLGVTEGPEHHYSMDVVDVPSCNSVELESHEIGGFLLGDPFILGDPDFFPAVVFNSHSLLRNRLWEGYMEMVYRNPPTKNPESRCFDSLLFSLTGESVYAKVTVLNESRNYPEQILAWDVLNGEVKGQKEFENPTMRDFVAVKQGILFATKSTLELWNFDLSVCMRQWMFGADALFPISDDQAACITFKKRGGVILDVVGGEIVETFKLLPGKLLAWHKDLQLFASTDGREIELKQLGKTEPLWHFFVGHRFFSSDEMASFSPKGQFILINTHNYVLDTISGKVRLNLSDDLPGYCKFISDEECVSLTSFYASGCLLQLFNVRSGDLLAVMNCWGNMASCLATFPRSGLIAIGSGQGLEIIKVKYPREETLSSEAKKRKLQE